One Spirochaeta cellobiosiphila DSM 17781 DNA window includes the following coding sequences:
- the purF gene encoding amidophosphoribosyltransferase, whose product MDSVKHYCGVVGIFSQEKSNIPEQLYFPLFSLQHRGQESAGITYVKEERFATFKDLGSVGSVLSHYLNEEHLSYAGIGHVRYSTAGGNLWDNAQPIHITCNRGEIALAHNGNISNADKLRERLSHEGAIFQSTSDTELVLHMLSRSRKIDFFDGITEVLKHLEGAFSMVLLHRDMLIGIRDPLGFRPLYIGQKEGMTMIASETCALDTHEITEYRSVEPGEMVIVTKEGVRSERFNSSPRIAQCVFEMIYFARPDSEIYNQSVHINRKKMGAALAKVDTVEADLVIPVPDSGNFAALGYSQESGVPFDFGLTRNHFAGRSFIQPTKSKREMAVKMKLHPNKETLKGKRVIMVDDSLVRGTTSRTIVKLLRQAGASEVHLRLSSPELHWPCFFGIDVPTRDELISNHKTPDEIAEMIGADSVMFLPIEELEHCVEEPNKFCYACFNGDYPVHVPLKSEGVLKNG is encoded by the coding sequence ATGGATAGCGTAAAGCATTACTGCGGCGTTGTCGGTATCTTCTCCCAAGAAAAGTCCAATATTCCTGAGCAATTATACTTTCCCCTCTTTAGTTTACAACATAGAGGTCAAGAAAGTGCAGGAATAACCTATGTGAAAGAGGAAAGATTCGCAACATTTAAAGATCTTGGTTCGGTAGGCTCCGTCCTAAGTCACTATCTTAACGAAGAACATTTGTCCTATGCTGGTATTGGACATGTCCGGTACTCGACTGCTGGAGGAAACTTATGGGATAATGCCCAACCCATACATATTACCTGCAATAGAGGGGAGATAGCCCTAGCCCATAATGGTAATATTTCCAATGCAGACAAGTTACGGGAACGCCTGAGCCATGAAGGAGCGATATTTCAATCAACAAGTGATACAGAACTAGTACTTCACATGTTGAGTCGTTCCAGAAAAATTGATTTCTTCGATGGTATAACAGAAGTATTAAAGCATCTGGAAGGAGCCTTTAGTATGGTACTCCTCCATAGAGATATGCTTATTGGGATTCGAGATCCCTTAGGGTTTAGACCTCTGTATATAGGCCAAAAAGAAGGCATGACCATGATTGCCAGTGAGACTTGCGCCCTCGATACACATGAGATCACAGAATACCGATCTGTAGAACCAGGAGAAATGGTCATAGTAACAAAAGAAGGCGTCAGAAGTGAGAGATTTAACTCTTCACCAAGAATAGCTCAATGTGTCTTTGAGATGATCTATTTTGCTCGCCCTGACTCGGAAATATATAATCAATCAGTTCACATCAATCGAAAGAAAATGGGAGCAGCCTTGGCCAAAGTAGACACTGTCGAAGCGGATTTAGTCATTCCTGTACCTGATTCAGGTAACTTTGCCGCCCTGGGATATTCACAGGAATCGGGGGTGCCCTTTGACTTTGGCTTAACCCGAAATCACTTTGCCGGTCGTTCTTTCATACAACCAACAAAATCCAAAAGGGAAATGGCTGTCAAAATGAAGCTCCATCCCAACAAAGAAACCCTTAAGGGAAAAAGAGTAATCATGGTAGATGACTCCCTCGTTCGAGGAACAACTAGCCGAACCATTGTCAAATTATTAAGACAAGCCGGGGCTTCAGAAGTGCATCTTAGACTAAGTTCACCAGAACTTCACTGGCCTTGCTTTTTTGGAATTGATGTTCCCACAAGGGATGAACTTATCTCAAATCATAAAACACCTGATGAAATCGCAGAAATGATAGGAGCTGATAGTGTTATGTTTCTTCCCATAGAAGAATTAGAACACTGTGTAGAAGAACCTAATAAATTCTGCTATGCCTGTTTTAACGGTGATTATCCCGTTCATGTACCATTAAAATCAGAAGGAGTATTGAAAAATGGCTAA